The proteins below are encoded in one region of Brassica napus cultivar Da-Ae chromosome A6, Da-Ae, whole genome shotgun sequence:
- the LOC106352135 gene encoding anaphase-promoting complex subunit 11-like, translated as MFASFISSSSLLSPTHFASPSSPNELDSLESRENHPLSVKVTSFILLDWSNDWFLPTRGSHESQALAWHAVASWTWDAQDETCGICRMPFDGCCPDCKLPGDDCPLIWGACNHSFHLHCILKWVNSQTSQAHCPMCRREWQFKE; from the exons ATGTTCGCGTCTTTCATTTCCTCCTCCTCGCTGCTTTCTCCGACGCATTTCGCTTCTCCGTCATCGCCG AACGAGCTTGATTCGTTGGAGTCTCGAGAGAATCATCCTTTGAGTGTTAAAGTTAcgtcttttattt TGTTAGACTGGTCTAATGATTGGTTCCTGCCTACAA GAGGAAGCCATGAAAGTCAAGCTCTTGC GTGGCATGCGGTTGCATCATGGACATGGGATGCTCAAGATGAGACATGTGGGATATGTCGTATGCCATTTGACGGTTGTTGTCCTGACTGCAAACTCCCTGGAGATGATTGCCCTCTAA TTTGGGGAGCTTGCAACCATTCGTTTCATCTCCATTGTATATTGAAATGGGTTAATTCACAGACGAGTCAAGCTCATTGCCCTATGTGCCGTAGAGAATGGCAATTTAAAGAGTAA
- the LOC106370337 gene encoding MADS-box transcription factor PHERES 2-like, with amino-acid sequence MAYIENETSRKTTFRKRKGGIMKKALELSTLCDVPIAVFVQSEYNSVPEVFPPSRQAMGNMLVKWEKLSLVEKTKKMMNQEQFIQQRITKATESCKKVAKENKELAMKEVMYDCLRGDNAPCNLDEDELRDLGGVIDQYMKGLNRRIQVLMKDHASSSTSVVPDAAAAAAAAVAMPTAEMGSSSNVKDFDLNQTQSE; translated from the coding sequence ATGGCTTACATAGAGAATGAGACCTCAAGGAAGACAACTTTCAGGAAAAGAAAAGGAGGCATCATGAAGAAAGCCTTGGAGTTATCAACTCTCTGTGACGTCCCAATAGCCGTATTCGTCCAGAGCGAGTACAACTCGGTCCCTGAGGTGTTCCCTCCATCGAGACAAGCTATGGGAAACATGCTGGTCAAATGGGAAAAGTTGTCGCTCGTTGAAAAGACCAAGAAGATGATGAACCAAGAGCAGTTTATCCAACAGAGGATCACCAAAGCAACTGAGAGTTGCAAGAAGGTCGCGAAGGAGAACAAAGAGTTGGCGATGAAGGAGGTCATGTACGATTGTCTCCGTGGCGATAATGCGCCATGTAATCTTGATGAGGATGAACTTCGTGATTTGGGTGGTGTTATTGACCAGTATATGAAAGGTCTTAATCGTAGGATCCAGGTTCTTATGAAGGACCATGCATCGTCCTCCACCTCTGTTGTTCCtgatgctgctgctgctgctgctgctgctgtggCCATGCCTACAGCTGAGATGGGTTCTTCCTCAAACGTCAAGGACTTTGATCTGAATCAGACACAGAGTGAGTGA
- the LOC106352136 gene encoding MADS-box transcription factor PHERES 2, translating to MVRSRVKLSLIPDKTSRRTTFKKRKGGIMKKLHELVTLCGVEACAVVYNGPNDANPEAWPSREGAEEVISKFMGFPRVEREKKMYDQERYTGERIMKEEATLERVKDENRELELKEIMFDLLKGKRMMEHHFSDARVVNELCEFIDYNVSEITKRIHMLQANGGTVSYPPLDVGAVDAAHPAVGDVNPIAGADVAAVTMPYGFNFGHIQNMNVNQQAPAYLNDHIPYQNMNQQALFHNQVPTNFSGHVPYQNMMNYQEPVQYQVPDNVYDQNQNGFNGLNQGMGLDMNHNLSESFSQYPNLHDQPYLNQLMAQTQQMSYAEELASLAAMDNNNYQLPSTSYMPSMELSALNTNNNPWPTRFGLE from the coding sequence ATGGTGAGGTCCAGGGTGAAGTTATCACTCATACCTGACAAAACATCAAGGAGAACAACGTTCAAGAAGAGGAAGGGAGGGATTATGAAGAAACTCCACGAGCTTGTGACTCTCTGCGGCGTCGAAGCATGTGCGGTCGTCTACAACGGTCCAAACGATGCGAACCCGGAGGCTTGGCCGTCAAGGGAAGGTGCTGAAGAGGTGATTTCCAAGTTTATGGGGTTCCCGAGGGTGGAACGGGAGAAAAAGATGTACGACCAAGAGAGGTATACGGGGGAGAGGATCATGAAAGAAGAAGCGACGCTCGAGAGGGTGAAAGACGAGAACCGAGAGCTCGAACTTAAAGAGATTATGTTCGATCTTCTCAAAGGGAAGAGGATGATGGAGCATCATTTTAGTGATGCACGTGTTGTTAATGAATTGTGTGAATTCATTGACTATAATGTGAGTGAGATAACTAAGAGGATCCATATGCTTCAGGCCAACGGCGGGACAGTTTCGTATCCTCCCCTTGATGTCGGTGCTGTGGATGCAGCTCATCCTGCTGTTGGGGATGTGAACCCTATTGCTGGTGCAGATGTTGCTGCCGTGACGATGCCTTACGGATTTAATTTTGGTCATATTCAAAACATGAATGTGAATCAACAAGCTCCTGCTTATCTTAATGATCATATTCCATATCAGAATATGAATCAGCAAGCGTTGTTTCACAACCAGGTTCCAACTAACTTTTCTGGTCATGTTCCATATCAGAATATGATGAATTATCAAGAGCCAGTTCAATACCAAGTGCCTGATAATGTTTATGATCAGAATCAAAATGGATTCAATGGTTTGAACCAGGGTATGGGTTTGGATATGAATCATAATCTGAGTGAGAGTTTCAGTCAGTATCCAAATCTACATGATCAACCGTACCTGAACCAATTGATGGCACAAACTCAGCAGATGAGTTATGCTGAAGAGCTTGCAAGCCTTGCTGCCATGGACAACAACAACTATCAACTACCAAGCACCAGTTACATGCCTTCCATGGAACTTTCTGCTCTTAACACCAACAACAACCCTTGGCCTACTAGGTTTGGTTTGGAGTGA